Proteins co-encoded in one Setaria viridis chromosome 9, Setaria_viridis_v4.0, whole genome shotgun sequence genomic window:
- the LOC117840728 gene encoding protein SRC1, translating into MSGIIHKIEETLHMGGDHKKEEEHKKAEAHKKAEEHHKKDGEHKEGIVDKIKDKITGEHGDKSGEHKDHKDHKEKKDKKKKKEKKHGEGHHDGHSSSSSDSD; encoded by the coding sequence ATGTCGGGCATCATCCACAAGATCGAGGAGACCCTCCACATGGGGGGCGACcacaagaaggaggaggagcacaagaAGGCGGAGGCGCACAAGAAGGCCGAGGAGCACCACAAGAAGGACGGGGAGCACAAGGAGGGCATCGTCGACAAGATCAAGGACAAGATCACCGGCGAGCACGGCGACAAGTCCGGCGAGCACAAGGACCACAAGGAccacaaggagaagaaggacaagaagaagaagaaggagaagaagcacgGCGAGGGACACCACGACggccacagcagcagcagcagcgacagcGACTGA
- the LOC117840908 gene encoding co-chaperone protein p23-2 isoform X2, translating to MSRQPEVLWAQRSEKIYLTISLPDAKDVVLKTEPKGLFTFSAVAHGEPFSFTLELFDSVLPEGSKTKTKMGLRNIICSIQKEKKGWWKRLLKSEEKHPYIKVDWNKWCDEDEESASGDSDDDFDGANEGDESGDDDGMLYLPDLEKLRGK from the exons ATGAG CCGCCAACCTGAGGTGCTGTGGGCTCAGCGCTCCGAGAAGATTTACTTGACTATCTCATTGCCAGATGCAAAAGATGTTGTGCTGAAGACTGAACCTAAGGGCCTCTTTACCTTCTCAGCTGTTGCCCATGGGGAACCTTTTAGCTTCACTTTGGAGCTCTTTGATTCCGTGCTGCCAGAG GGAAGTAAAACGAAGACAAAGATGGGCTTGCGAAACATAATCTGTTCAAtccagaaggaaaagaaaggttGGTGGAAACGGTTGCTGAAGTCAGAGGAAAAGCATCCATACATCAAAGTTGACTGGAACAAATGGTGTGATGAGGATGAAGAGTCTG CCTCGGGGGATTCAGATGATGACTTTGATGGG GCAAATGAAGGAGATGAAAGCGGTGATGATGATGGGATGCTTT ATCTCCCTGACCTTGAAAAGTTAAGGGGCAAGTGA
- the LOC117840908 gene encoding co-chaperone protein p23-2 isoform X1, giving the protein MSRQPEVLWAQRSEKIYLTISLPDAKDVVLKTEPKGLFTFSAVAHGEPFSFTLELFDSVLPEGSKTKTKMGLRNIICSIQKEKKGWWKRLLKSEEKHPYIKVDWNKWCDEDEESEASGDSDDDFDGANEGDESGDDDGMLYLPDLEKLRGK; this is encoded by the exons ATGAG CCGCCAACCTGAGGTGCTGTGGGCTCAGCGCTCCGAGAAGATTTACTTGACTATCTCATTGCCAGATGCAAAAGATGTTGTGCTGAAGACTGAACCTAAGGGCCTCTTTACCTTCTCAGCTGTTGCCCATGGGGAACCTTTTAGCTTCACTTTGGAGCTCTTTGATTCCGTGCTGCCAGAG GGAAGTAAAACGAAGACAAAGATGGGCTTGCGAAACATAATCTGTTCAAtccagaaggaaaagaaaggttGGTGGAAACGGTTGCTGAAGTCAGAGGAAAAGCATCCATACATCAAAGTTGACTGGAACAAATGGTGTGATGAGGATGAAGAGTCTG AAGCCTCGGGGGATTCAGATGATGACTTTGATGGG GCAAATGAAGGAGATGAAAGCGGTGATGATGATGGGATGCTTT ATCTCCCTGACCTTGAAAAGTTAAGGGGCAAGTGA
- the LOC117835894 gene encoding membrin-11: protein MEYSGGGGGGATLSEMYQSARRLLLSARDGVARVERLASAPTSSSYSSAPLVGGGGAPDPAVAEGVRREVAQIQGLCAQMDRLWRSIPAKGQRDLWKRKVEQLSEEVDSLKETLDRHTLRQKKRILEAKERAELFERANGESSHVLRIFDDEAQAMQSARSSSRMLEEAYETGVAILHKYADQRDRLKSAQRKALDVLNTVGLSNSVLKLIERRHRVDKWIAYAGMIITVVVMIAFWRLTH, encoded by the exons ATGGaatactccggcggcggcggcggcggagcgacgCTGTCAGAGATGTACCAGAgcgcgcggcggctgctgctctCGGCACGCGACGGCGTGGCCCGCGTCGAGCGCCTCGCCTCGGCGCCCACCTCGTCCTCCTACTCCTCGGCGcctctcgtcggcggcggcggcgccccggaCCCTGCGGTCGCCGAGGGGGTGCGGCGGGAGGTGGCGCAGATCCAGGGGCTGTGCGCGCAGATGGATCGGCTCTGGCGGTCCATCCCCGCCAAGGGCCAGCGGGACCTCTGGAAGAG AAAAGTGGAGCAACTGTCTGAAGAGGTTGATTCACTGAAGGAAACCCTTGACAGGCATACTTTGCGTCAAAAAAAGCGGATTCTGGAAGCAAAAGAAAGGGCAGAGCTATTTGAGAGAGCT AATGGTGAGTCCTCACATGTCCTTCGAATATTTGATGATGAAGCCCAGGCAATGCAGTCAGCTCGTAGCTCCTCGCGTATGCTTGAAGAAGCTTATGAGACAGGCGTCGCTATCCTTCACAAATATGCAGACCAGAGGGATCGGCTTAAG AGTGCTCAAAGGAAAGCTTTGGATGTCCTGAACACTGTTGGCCTATCAAACTCTGTTTTGAAGCTTATCGAGAGGCGGCACCGTGTGGACAAGTGGATCGCATATGCTGGCATGATCATCACCGTAGTCGTGATGATTGCATTTTGGCGGTTGACACATTAG
- the LOC117839980 gene encoding plant cysteine oxidase 2: MMVAEGRSRGGGGADGVMKGRRDASRRRLSGGVSVRRRVRAVDATAPAPTTTTPLQRLLAACRRAFGGPGTVPAPDDVALIRGIIDKMGPEDVHLSAVTKAAAACGVQRRRRRPIITRTTIYECTNFSVVVFLLPPGAVIPLHDHRGMTVFSKLLLGSLHVTSYDWATGAGAGADDDPPVVGGAPAAPGAPPALTTRLARLVLDADLRAPCGTLVLFPESGGNMHRFAASTACAVLDVLGPPYSGDRDCTYYQDLPYCPQSHRLLAGADDEEAAGVDDTARAADEQRRRLGWLVETGKPRELEMYEVPYKGPPIL; this comes from the exons ATGATGGTGGCGGAAGGccggagccgcggcggcggcggcgcggatgggGTGATGAAGGGGCGGAGGGATGCTAGCAGGCGGCGACTGAGCGGAGGCGTGAGCGTGCGGCGGCGCGTCAGGGCGGTGGACGCGACCGCGCcagcgccgacgacgacgacgccgctcCAGCGGCTGCTCGCGGCGTGCCGGCGCGCGTTCGGGGGTCCCGGGACCGTGCCGGCGCCAGACGACGTCGCCCTCATCAGAGGCATCATCG ACAAGATGGGACCAGAAGACGTGCACCTGAGCGCCGTCaccaaggccgccgccgcttgtGGCGTCCAaaggcgacggcgccgcccgaTCATCACGCGAACCACCATCTACGAATGCACAAACTTCTCG GTCGTGGTCTTCCTCCTGCCCCCGGGCGCGGTCATCCCGCTGCACGACCACCGGGGGATGACGGTGTTCAGCAAGCTCCTCCTCGGCTCGCTCCACGTCACCTCCTACGACtgggccaccggcgccggcgccggggccgacgacgaccctcccgtcgtcggcggcgctccggccgcCCCCGGTGCTCCCCCGGCGCTGACGACGAGGCTGGCGAGGCTGGTGCTGGACGCCGACCTCCGCGCGCCGTGCGGCACGCTGGTGCTGTTCCCGGAGTCCGGCGGCAACATGCACCGGTTCGCCGCGTCCACGGCGTGCGCGGTCCTCGACGTCCTCGGCCCGCCCTACTCCGGCGACCGGGACTGCACCTACTACCAGGACCTCCCGTACTGCCCCCAGTCCCATCGTCTGCTCGCCGGCGCAGATGATgaggaggccgccggcgtcgacgacACCGCACGCGCCGCGGATGAGCAACGTCGTCGTCTGGGGTGGCTGGTGGAGACGGGCAAGCCCAGGGAGCTGGAGATGTACGAGGTGCCGTACAAGGGCCCTCCGATCctgtag